A stretch of DNA from Thermodesulfobacteriota bacterium:
TCCCTTTCGGCCTCGGCCTGCCTCGCCATGGCGCGCTGCATCTCCTGCGGGAGGTCCACGTACTTCACCTCCACCAGCGTAACCTTTATACCCCAGGGGTCCGTCTGCTTGTCGAGGACTTCCTGGAGCTTCACGTTGAGCGTCTCTCTTTCGGCGAGGAGCTCGTCGAGCTCCACCTGGCCGAGTATGCTGCGGAGCGTCGTCTGCGCGAGCTGAGACGTAGCGTAGAGGTAATTTTCGACCTGTATGACGGCCTTTACGGGATCGACCACCCTGAAGTAAACGACTGCGTTCACCTTCACAGAAACGTTGTCCTTCGTGATGATGTCCTGCGGCGGGACGTCCATGGTGATGATCCTGAGGCTTATCTTTATCATCTTGTCCACCATCGGGATTATCCACTTGAAGCCGGGGCCTTTAGGGGCGACGATCCTCCCGAGCCTGAACACTACCCCCCTTTCGTACTCGTTAAGGATCCTGACACCCGATAGAATGAGTATCGCGATTATCGCTATGAATATTACGACCGGTGAAAACATGTGCGGGCCTCCTGTGAAAATTTGATCAAGCCTTTCTGACCTTGAGCCTAAAGCCTTCGAGGGCTTCCTCGACCCTTACCCTCTCGCCCTTCGCTATGGGCTCGTCGCTGACGGCGTCCCAGTACTCTCCGTTTATATACACCTTACCCGATGCGTGTATGTCGGATACCGCGTCGCCCGCCTCGCCCATGAGCCCTTCCATCCCCAGGCGCGGCGCGAGCCTCTGCGCCTTTATCAAATAGAATATAACGTATGCGAAGAAGATCCCGAACGCGAGCGTCGACGCTACGACCACGTCGAACCCTACCCTGACGTCCGACTCCGGGGTGTCGAAAAGAAGGAGCGCGCCGAGGGCGAAGCTGACGAGCCCCCCGACAGCCAGGAGCCCGTATCCCGTGACGTACACCTCGGCGATGAAGAGCGCTATCCCGAGGACGAGGAGCGCTATCCCGGCGTAATTGAACGGCAGCACCTGGAACGATACGAACCCCATCAGCAGGCACACCACGCCGGCCACGCCCGGGAATATAAGCCCCGGGTTATAGAATTCGAGCAGCAGCCCGAGCGAGCCCAGCGAAAGCAGGAGGAACGCTATATCGGGGGTGCTGATGATGTCTATGAATTTCTGCTTGGCCGTCATGCCCACGTCTCTCACGGGGACGTCTTTAGTCAGGAGAGTCCTCTCACCGCCCGAAACCTCGACCTTCCATCCGTTTATCGACGCGAGGAGCGCCGGGAGGTCCAGCGCTATAAGATCGATTACCTTCATTTCGAGGGCCTCGCTCGACGTTATGGAGTCGCTCTTCCTTACGGCCTCCTCGGCCCACTCGACGTTCCGTCCCCGCTCCTCGGCAATGCTCTCTATAAAAGACGAGGCGTAATTCTCGAGCTTCTCGCCCATTATGCCTTCGTTCGATTTATCTCCGGAAGAAGGCTCCTTTTCGCCGCCGGGCTTCTTGTCGCCCTCCGCCGGCTTCTCCCCGGGGCTTTCCTTCTTCTCTTCGCCCCCTCCGGGCCCGAGAGATACGGGGTGCGCCGCCCCGATGCTGGTCCCGGGGGCCATTGCGGCTATGTTCGCCGAAAGGGTTATGAAGACCCCCGCCGACGTCGCCGACGCGCCCCTGGGCGAAACGTACACGACTACCGGCACGGGGGAGTTCAATATCAGCTTCACTATCTCCTTGGTAGACGTCAAAAGGCCGCCCGGTGTGTCGAGGAGAATTACGAGGGCCTCGGCCGAGCCCGCCCCGGCCGTTTCGAGTCCCGTTCTTATGTAATCGAGCGTGGCGGGGTTTATCGTCCCGTTTATCTCGAGCACTATCACCTCTCCGGGCGTACGGCTTTCGGCGGGTGCGGATTCGTCCTTCTCCGGGGACGGACCCTGTGTGAGCGCCCGGCCGGCGAAAAAAACGAAAAAAGAAAGGATTATAAGCGACAGCGATACGGTTCTTATCATGGTAAAGGAGTAGAGACAAGTTTAGCCACAGTGCCCGTCAATCGCAAGGAAAGCCCCTTTCCGCAAAGCGCCCTCGGGCGCGTTTCCGGCGCTTGAATTTCTCGGGCCCCCGATTATAATTTCCCGCATGGCAAAACGTATCAAATACACTGAAAAAGAGCTTAAAGGGCCCGACAAGTTCGTTTCGACGGTCGTTGCGGGCTTCGACTATTTCGCCGACCATTCGAAAAAAATAGTGATCGGGGTCGTGGTTGTCATCGCCCTGATCGTCATCGGATACATAATCGCCGGGATGTCGGGCAAGAAGGGCGACATAGCCGGTGAGAGGTTCTCCGCCGCCGTCGCGCAGTATAACTCCGGGGCGAGCGAAGAAGCCCTTTCGGAGTTCGCAGCCATAAGGGACGAATATCCGAACACTCCGGCCGCTTCGCTTGCGGCCTACTACTCCGGCCTGATACAGTACGAGAACGGGAATTACGACGAAGCCGTCGCTATGCTCGACGCATACACCAATTCCAGGAACACGGAGCGCCTCCTGGTCCAGGCGGCCGTTTTAAAGAAAGGCATAGCACGCTACAGGCAGGGGAGATGGCAGGAGGCAATAGACTACCTCGAGATAATAAACGACGACCCGTCGAGCCCCTACGGCTCGCAGTCGAAGCTCCAGACCGCACTTTCATACGAGAAAATGGGGCAGCCTGAAAAGGCGAGTGAAATTTACCAGGGCCTCTACGGCACCGGGTTCGCTCCCCGGCCCGGCATCTCCGCCGTGAGCACGAACCCCGCGCCCGCGGAATAGTCCGTTCCAGCATATCCGTAGACGAAGGGAGCGGACGCTCCTTCGAAGATTACTGCGCTTCCCTGAGAAGCTTGGAGGATATCCATCCTTCGCCGCCGCCCGGCAGGACGACCTTTACCCAGCGTCCGCGGACCTCGCCGGTCGAGGCGAGTGTCTCCCCTCCCCCGACTTCCGTAACGACGTCGTATCCCATTCCCGGCCCGCTCCTGATGTTAGCGCCGGGCCCTGTCACCGTGTACATGGCTGCCGCGCCTGTGGCGGCGGAAGGCGTTTTCTCCGGTGCGGTTTCGGCTGCGGTCTCCGAGGGCTTCGCCGCGTCGCCGGATTTGACTCCGGCCGTCCCGGGCTGCGCTTTTTCCGGCGCGGGCGCGGCCGGGGCTTTTACCTCTGGCGCGGCCTGCCCGGCGGGCTTCTGCACGGCCAAAGGCGCTTTCGGCCGCTCGTTCGTGACGGCGGCCCTTTCCTCTTCGGCCTTCCGTTCTGCCGGCGCCTCTACGGGGGCTGTCACGGGGGCCTCGGCCTTCTTCCCGTTCGTATAGTCCTGTATGCCCCACGTCCTCATGAGCGCGTCGTAGAAAATGACGCCCAGTATGAGCCCCATGAAAAGAAGCACCGCGTTCATAACGTACGGGCTCTTGAACCCGGCCTGAGCGGCTTGCCCCGTCGGCTTAGCCGCCTTTACTTCTTTCTTCTCGGGCGCCTTTGTCGCCGGCTCTTCCGGCTTCTTTTCGGCCGGCGTCACAGTCGTCGTAATGTTGTCCACTGTCGGGTCGGGGCCTATGTAGTCGATCCTCGGCACGAACGCCGTCTCGGGGGCTTTCTCCCCGGGGGCGGGGGGAGGCGTAAACTCCTCCGGGGCGGCGGGCTCCGGTTCGGGGGCTTTTTCGGCCCGCGCTGTAGACAGGATGCCCATAAGCTCCTTTTCGAGCTCCCTGAGCCGCGTGTCGAGGTCGGTCTGTGACGCGCCGAGCTCGATGTTATAAATCGAGTAAATCGTATCGAGCTTTCCGAGATACTCTGTTTTCAGCTTTTCGAGGTCGGAGCCTATCTCGTCGAGATAGCTTTCGATGTCCTCCGTTATACCGAAAACATGATCCGGCACGGGCGGCCTTTCGGCGGGGGGCGCAAACGGGTCGCCCGGGGCGGCTCCCGGCTCCCCGGCCCGGGCCAGCTTCGCCTTCAGATCGTTAAGCCTTATCCTGTATCCGGCGGTGAAGGCTTCCATTCCCGCGGCCTGTGTGCGGAAGAGCTCTTTTGACTGTGAAATGAGGTTGAGCGTTTTAATAAGCCGGAGGAGCTCCAGCTCAAAATTCGCAGAAATCCTTCTGACGCTCTCCTGAGCGGTATCGTTTTCCATATCCCTTTCTCCGGGCCGCGAAGACCCGTAACAATTATATTACATTCGACTAAGAAATAAAGGAGGAAAAACGGAGAAACGTGCGTACTGACCGGGGGGCGCGGATCGCACGTGTATATGCGGAGGGCTCAGCAGGGTTTCATTCTGGATTTTAAAAGGTTCTTCAGCCTCTCCCTCACTTCGGGCGTGACGAAGGCCTGCTCCTTCATCTTCCCCGAGAGGTCGAGCATCCGCGCGTACGTATCGACGAACGCCTTACACTCCGGACACTCCCCCATGTGCTTTTCGAGCTCCCGGAGCGTCTTCAAGTCGAGCTCGTTGTCTATGTAATCCATGATGTTCTCTACCACGTCCCTGCATATGGCCATATTTGCTGCGATCTCCTTCTCTAACTGCCTGTATGTACCATTAGATGAAATAAAAGGCTCCGGGACTCGGATAACCTTATATCCGGGAATTTTATTATATATCCCGGACGCCCTTTTTTAAAGGCTCGGCCCGTTTTTACGGGTTTTGACGCAACCGGTTCAAAATAAAACCCGATACTGCTATAATTTCCGAGTACACTTTACTCGAAGCGGTGATGGGGCTTTCCGCCCGGGTATGTCGAATGCCGGGGCGCGATTCCCGCCGTGCCCCCGCCCCCCGGAAGCCGCTCCCAGGCCGCCAAAACCTGTCCGGAGGGATTTTATCCATGCAAGCGAAACCCCGTACGATCGGCGAGCTCAAGGCGAGCGAATACAGAGTCCTCTCGGTGAAGGACGAGATGCGGAAGAACCTCATACTGAAGCTCCGGAGCGGGGAAGAGCCCTTTTCCGGCATACTCGGCTACGAGGAAACGGTCTTGCCGCAGGTCGAAACGGCGGTGCTCGCCGGGCACGACCTCATATTCATCGGCGAGCGCGGTCAGGCCAAGTCGAGGCTCATACGGGCGCTCGTCAATCTCCTCGACGAGGAGATCCCGGTCGTGAAGGGCGGCGAGCTCAACGACAGCCCGTACGACCCGGTATCCCGCTCCAGCCGCAACCTCGTAAGCAAATACGGCGACGACACCGAGATCGAATGGATAGGGCGCGACTCGCGGTACAGCGAAAAGCTCGCGACCCCGGATGTTTCGGTGGCCGACCTCATCGGCGAGGTCGATCCTATAAAGGTCGCCGAGGGGCGCTACCTTTCAGACGAGCTCACGATACACTTCGGCCTCATCCCGCGCACTAACCGCGGCATATTCGCTATTAACGAGCTCCCGGATTTGGCTGAAAAAGTGCAGGTAGGCCTCTTCAACGTCATGGAGGAAAAGGACATACAGATAAAGGGCTACAAGATACGCCTCCCTCTCGACATCTGCATCGTCGCTACGGCCAACCCCGAGGACTACACCAACAGGGGCCGCATAATCACGCCGCTCAAGGACAGGTTCCAGGCCCAGATAGCTACCCACTACCCGAGGACGAGGGACGTCGAGATACTGATAATGGAGCAGGAAGCCGACGTCCCGGAAATAGACGGCTGCACTTACAGCGTGCCCTCGTTCATAAAGGAAATAGTCGCGGAGATATCGTTCCAGGCGCGCACCTCACCCGACATAAACCAGCGCTCGGGCGTCAGCGTAAGGACGACCATCGCAAACTACGAGAGCGTGATAGCCGCCTCGGGCAAGCGGGCGATAAGGCTCGGCGAAAGGGTCGTTTCGCCCCGGATCACGGACTTCCCGTCGATGATACCTTCGACCACCGGGAAGATAGAGCTCGAATACCTGGGCGAGGACGTTTCCGAATCCGGCGTCGTCGACAAGCTCATAAAGCGCGCGGTCAAGACGGTATTCGATTCCTATTTCCCCTCGCTCGACGTCATGGCCGA
This window harbors:
- a CDS encoding slipin family protein, with translation MFSPVVIFIAIIAILILSGVRILNEYERGVVFRLGRIVAPKGPGFKWIIPMVDKMIKISLRIITMDVPPQDIITKDNVSVKVNAVVYFRVVDPVKAVIQVENYLYATSQLAQTTLRSILGQVELDELLAERETLNVKLQEVLDKQTDPWGIKVTLVEVKYVDLPQEMQRAMARQAEAERERRAKVIAAEGEYQAAAKLSDASDILSKNPMALQLRYLQTMSEMASEKSSTIVFPLPLDLITPLVKKLSD
- a CDS encoding nodulation protein NfeD, giving the protein MIRTVSLSLIILSFFVFFAGRALTQGPSPEKDESAPAESRTPGEVIVLEINGTINPATLDYIRTGLETAGAGSAEALVILLDTPGGLLTSTKEIVKLILNSPVPVVVYVSPRGASATSAGVFITLSANIAAMAPGTSIGAAHPVSLGPGGGEEKKESPGEKPAEGDKKPGGEKEPSSGDKSNEGIMGEKLENYASSFIESIAEERGRNVEWAEEAVRKSDSITSSEALEMKVIDLIALDLPALLASINGWKVEVSGGERTLLTKDVPVRDVGMTAKQKFIDIISTPDIAFLLLSLGSLGLLLEFYNPGLIFPGVAGVVCLLMGFVSFQVLPFNYAGIALLVLGIALFIAEVYVTGYGLLAVGGLVSFALGALLLFDTPESDVRVGFDVVVASTLAFGIFFAYVIFYLIKAQRLAPRLGMEGLMGEAGDAVSDIHASGKVYINGEYWDAVSDEPIAKGERVRVEEALEGFRLKVRKA
- a CDS encoding tetratricopeptide repeat protein encodes the protein MAKRIKYTEKELKGPDKFVSTVVAGFDYFADHSKKIVIGVVVVIALIVIGYIIAGMSGKKGDIAGERFSAAVAQYNSGASEEALSEFAAIRDEYPNTPAASLAAYYSGLIQYENGNYDEAVAMLDAYTNSRNTERLLVQAAVLKKGIARYRQGRWQEAIDYLEIINDDPSSPYGSQSKLQTALSYEKMGQPEKASEIYQGLYGTGFAPRPGISAVSTNPAPAE
- a CDS encoding SH3 domain-containing protein, whose product is MENDTAQESVRRISANFELELLRLIKTLNLISQSKELFRTQAAGMEAFTAGYRIRLNDLKAKLARAGEPGAAPGDPFAPPAERPPVPDHVFGITEDIESYLDEIGSDLEKLKTEYLGKLDTIYSIYNIELGASQTDLDTRLRELEKELMGILSTARAEKAPEPEPAAPEEFTPPPAPGEKAPETAFVPRIDYIGPDPTVDNITTTVTPAEKKPEEPATKAPEKKEVKAAKPTGQAAQAGFKSPYVMNAVLLFMGLILGVIFYDALMRTWGIQDYTNGKKAEAPVTAPVEAPAERKAEEERAAVTNERPKAPLAVQKPAGQAAPEVKAPAAPAPEKAQPGTAGVKSGDAAKPSETAAETAPEKTPSAATGAAAMYTVTGPGANIRSGPGMGYDVVTEVGGGETLASTGEVRGRWVKVVLPGGGEGWISSKLLREAQ
- a CDS encoding zf-HC2 domain-containing protein encodes the protein MAICRDVVENIMDYIDNELDLKTLRELEKHMGECPECKAFVDTYARMLDLSGKMKEQAFVTPEVRERLKNLLKSRMKPC
- a CDS encoding AAA family ATPase — protein: MQAKPRTIGELKASEYRVLSVKDEMRKNLILKLRSGEEPFSGILGYEETVLPQVETAVLAGHDLIFIGERGQAKSRLIRALVNLLDEEIPVVKGGELNDSPYDPVSRSSRNLVSKYGDDTEIEWIGRDSRYSEKLATPDVSVADLIGEVDPIKVAEGRYLSDELTIHFGLIPRTNRGIFAINELPDLAEKVQVGLFNVMEEKDIQIKGYKIRLPLDICIVATANPEDYTNRGRIITPLKDRFQAQIATHYPRTRDVEILIMEQEADVPEIDGCTYSVPSFIKEIVAEISFQARTSPDINQRSGVSVRTTIANYESVIAASGKRAIRLGERVVSPRITDFPSMIPSTTGKIELEYLGEDVSESGVVDKLIKRAVKTVFDSYFPSLDVMADLVKSFEKGYVEVADYMHSEEYMTGLGEVPGLRTCVDILGAGDSPAEIASAVEFTLEGLHLSNKLNKENVGGKMVYK